Proteins from a single region of Gossypium arboreum isolate Shixiya-1 chromosome 1, ASM2569848v2, whole genome shotgun sequence:
- the LOC108471194 gene encoding mitochondrial import receptor subunit TOM5 homolog, with protein sequence MADTVISLDKLKAFWNSQVHDEENWAHNMKLLRAVGLFAGSILLMRNYGDLMAI encoded by the exons ATGGCGGACACTGTGATCTCTCTCGATAAGCTCAAAGCCTTCTGGAACTCTCAAGTCCACGATGAAGAAAACTGGGCTCACAATATg AAACTGCTGCGAGCCGTCGGGTTATTTGCTGGATCGATTCTTCTAATGCGCAATTATGGggatctcatggctatataa
- the LOC108471578 gene encoding uncharacterized protein LOC108471578: protein MRKDLEGWTKQISRSRKFKNEVLTSKLSTLLEADRNDENLADIIDTKILLNFEIEKDECYWEQRARINWLKLGDRNTAFFHKQATQRKMRNPIQKMQFEDDKITEKDKDMGEIARDYFQKLFSIVAQGNLDQILSGID from the coding sequence ATGAGGAAAGATTTAGAGGGATGGACAAAGCAGATTAGCAGAAGTAGAAAGTTTAAAAATGAGGTGTTAACCTCCAAATTGTCAACTTTATTGGAAGCTGATAGAAACGACGAAAATCTAGCAGATATAATAGATACTaaaattttgttgaattttgaaattgagaaggATGAATGTTACTGGGAACAGAGGGCTCGGATTAATTGGTTGAAACTTGGAGACAGAAATACTGCATTTTTTCATAAACAAGCAACTCAAAGGAAAATGAGAAATCCGATTCAGAAAATGCAATTTGAAGATGACAAGATAACAGAAAAAGATAAGGACATGGGGGAAATCGCGAGAGATTATTTTCAGAAATTATTCTCGATAGTTGCGCAAGGAAATTTGGATCAAATTCTATCTGGCATTGATTGA
- the LOC108470731 gene encoding replication protein A 70 kDa DNA-binding subunit B-like has translation MAKSVSQDAISTILANPSPDSSSDIPEIIVQVLDLKLTGNRYTFNASDGKMKLRAIFPSNMSSEIITGSVQNKGLVRILDYTLNDIPNKSEKYLIVTKCEVVSPALETEIKAEVETEEHDTVLKKPKLENEARYEAKADVSSIILKPKQEIVSKSAAQIVHEQRTNMAPSSRMAMTRRVHPLVSLNPYQGNWMIKVRLTSKGNMRTYKNARGEGCVFNVELTDEDGTQIQATMFNEAARKFYEKFQLGKVYYISRGTLKVANKQFKTVQNDYEMTLNENSVVEEASNEETFIPETKFNFVPIDQLGPYVNGRELVDIIGVVQSVNPVSNIKRKIDNENIPKRDLIVADETKKTVVVSLWNELANNIGQELFDNADKSPIVAIKSLKVSDFQGVSLSTLGKSSVMINPDIPEAKKLRSWYDSEGKGSSMASIGLGLSPSSKTGARSMYTDRVSLTHITSNPSLGDEKPAFFSIKAFVSLIRPEQAMWYRACKTCNKKVTEAVGSGYWCEGCQKNDEECNLRYIMVSKISDTRGEAWVSAFNEQAEKIVGCSADELDKLKSEQGDIDGYQQKLKEATWVPHLFKVSVTQNEYNNEKRQRITVRAVAPINFAEESRFLLEEIKKMRNPQ, from the exons ATGGCGAAATCTGTGAGCCAAGATGCGATTTCAACGATTTTGGCTAACCCATCTCCCGATTCTTCTTCAGATATCCCTGAAATCATCGTTCAGGTCTTGGATCTTAAGCTCACTGGCAACCGTTACAC GTTTAATGCAAGTGATGGGAAGATGAAACTGAGAGCGATTTTTCCATCAAACATGTCATCTGAAATCATTACAGGCAGTGTCCAGAACAAGGGTCTTGTCAGGATTCTTGATTATACCCTCAATGATATCCCCAACAAATCTGAAAA GTATTTGATTGTAACAAAATGCGAGGTAGTATCTCCTGCACTTGAGACAGAAATTAAAGCTGAAGTCGAAACTGAGGAACATGACACTGTTTTAAAGAAGCCGAAGCTTGAAAATGAAGCTAGGTATGAGGCTAAAGCTGACGTGTCTAGTATTATTTTGAAGCCAAAGCAGGAAATTGTTTCAAAGTCTGCGGCTCAAATAGTACATGAGCAACGAACAAA CATGGCTCCATCATCACGGATGGCAATGACAAGAAGAGTGCATCCTCTTGTTTCATTGAATCCTTACCAGGGCAATTGGATGATTAAAGTTCGTCTCACAAGCAAGGGAAACATGCGTACTTATAAGAATGCTAGAGGAGAAGGTTGTGTTTTCAATGTGGAGTTAACAGATGAAGAT GGTACACAAATACAAGCCACAATGTTTAATGAAGCTGCTAGGAAGTTCTATGAGAAGTTTCAACTGGGGAAGGTCTATTACATATCAAGAGGAACACTAAAAGTTGCAAACAAACAGTTTAAGACTGTtcaaaatgattatgaaatgactTTGAATGAGAATTCCGTGGTGGAAGAGGCTTCTAATGAAGAAACGTTTATTCCTGAAACTaaattcaactttgtccctaTTGATCAATTAGGCCCTTATGTTAATGGACGGGAGCTTGTTG ATATTATTGGAGTTGTTCAAAGTGTCAACCCTGTATCAAACATTAAAAGGAAGATTGACAATGAGAATATTCCAAAGAGGGATCTGATTGTTGCAGATGAAAC GAAGAAGACAGTAGTCGTTTCTTTGTGGAATGAGCTTGCAAATAATATTGGCCAGGAATTGTTTGACAATGCTGATAAATCTCCTATAGTAGCAATTAAATCACTCAAAGTTAGTGATTTTCAAG GTGTATCTTTGTCAACATTGGGCAAAAGTAGTGTGATGATTAATCCAGATATACCTGAAGCAAAGAAGTTGAGATCTTG GTATGATTCGGAAGGGAAAGGGAGTTCCATGGCCTCCATCGGCTTAGGTTTGAGTCCTTCATCCAAGACTGGGGCAAGATCTATGTATACTGATAGGGTTTCCCTTACTCATATCACTAGTAACCCATCTTTGGGTGATGAAAAG CCTGCATTTTTCAGTATTAAAGCATTTGTCAGCTTGATCAGGCCTGAGCAAGCAATGTGGTACCGTGCTTGCAAAACATGCAACAAGAAAGTTACTGAAGCTGTTGGATCTGGCTATTGGTGTGAGGGATGCCAGAAAAATGATGAAGAGTGTAATTTAAG ATACATAATGGTCTCAAAGATCTCTGATACAAGAGGTGAAGCCTGGGTTTCAGCCTTTAATGAACAAGCAGAGAAAATTGTTGGATGCTCAGCTGATGAACTTGATAAACTCAAGTCGGAG CAAGGGGATATTGATGGATACCAACAAAAGTTGAAGGAAGCAACTTGGGTTCCTCATCTTTTCAAAGTCAGTGTTACACAAAATGAGTATAACAATGAGAAGCGGCAAAGGATAACAGTAAGGGCTGTTGCTCCAATCAACTTTGCTGAAGAATCCAGGTTTCTGCTTGAAGAGATCAAGAAGATGAGAAATCCTCAGTAG